The Terriglobia bacterium genomic sequence TCCCTGCTTGAAGGGGGACGCGTCCGGGCACCACGTGCCGTAACAGGATTCATCGAAGCAGAAAAGGTCGTACGGGTCGTTTCCGGCGGAGTGAAAAACAGTCCGGTCGACCCTACAGGAAAGACGCAGGTCGCCGATCAAAAGGCTGAAACCGGAGTATATAGCAATGTGCCGTATGCTCGCGTCGAGTACGTCGCCGATAGCATAACCGCTTATTTCAATCTGGATTTGGCACTGATCAGAGGTTACCGGCTGGGAGCGCCTGCCGTGAACCTCCTCATTGCGCTGTCGTTACTGAAGATTCGACGCTTCTTGGATACCAGTTTACGATTGCGAACGGCATGTGATTTCACGGTTGAAAACATTCGAGCGACTGCCCCGAAAGAGTTTGAATTACCGTCCGCCGCTGAATTGCTTCGAGAGGTTCAAGAAGGGATCAAATCCTGCGCGCCATTGTTCGCAGATCCTCCGGTTACGCGGCTCAAAACGAAGGTCAAGATCGTTGAGAAAAGTGAGAAGGCAGGCGCATCTGCATGATCTCGATTCGGCTCGTATTTACCGCTGGACGCTATCACGCAACCCCGTGGGGACGTCATGTGAACGAGGGCGCGTCCGAGTGGCCACCTTCCCCGTACCGGCTCCTCAGGGCCTTATTTGACACCTGGCAGCGCAAATGCCCTGAGCTCGATAAAGATATTGTCCGGGGTCTCTTGCAGGTGCTCGCAGCCAGTCCACCAAAATTCATTTTGCCGCGCGCCGTAGCAACCCACACGCGTTCGTACCTGAGCGCCAATGCGCTCGATCCGACTGATAAGAATCTGGTTTTCGACTCCTTTCTGGTCTTCGACCGGCAGCACGAGTGTTTTATCACTTGGGAAAACTTGGACCTCGCCGCTGATCTTCGATCAACGCTTCGCCAACTGCTGGAAAATCTGAATTATCTCGGGCGCTCGGAATCATGGGTTCACGCCGAGATTCAGGACAACGTCCCCAAGGAGGGGAATGTGTGCGATGTCGTAGACAAAGCCGGTCACTCAGGCGAACTTGTATCGGTCGCATGCGCCGTGCCGACAGCCGAATACAACGCGAAAGTACCTTGGATGGACGCTCTCACATTTTCGACGACTCAACTCCTGAAGGAACACACCAGCTCTCCTCCACTGTTAAAGCAGGTCCGGTATCTGCGTGCCGACGACTCCATTTCAACCGATCCTCCGTCACTAAAAGCGGCGATACCGAGACAGATAGGCGCGGTTCTCTTAAGTTTGGATTCCACCGTTTTGCCGCTTGTCACGGCGACAGTTGAAGTTGCCGAACAGATTCGAACCCGATTGATGGGCGCACACAAGGCTCGAATGGGCAATGATCCCACGAAGGTGTCTTCCGTATTCAGCGGGAAATCCGCGGATGGCAGCAAGCGGTTGGATCATGGACATGTTTATATTCTTCCGTTGGAATCCAAATCACATGAGCCCAATAAACAAGGCCGTATCGATCGCGTGCTCATTCTGAGCCTCTTGGATTGCTTCAAGCAGGATGAGCTCAGGGCGATAGGGGGTGTCACCGAATTATGGCAGGCGGGAAATCGTCCCAAGGTCAGGTGTGTAATAACGTGGCAAGGACCATCGACCGAGTCTACCCAACGGGTGTGGACCACGGAAGTGGAGAGCGCGACGCCGTTTGTTCCTCCAAGACTGTGGCGAAAGGGTCGGGACTTCCGGCAATTCATCCAAAACGAGGTCGAGCGTGAATGCCGGAATCAC encodes the following:
- a CDS encoding type I-U CRISPR-associated protein Cas7, which encodes SLLEGGRVRAPRAVTGFIEAEKVVRVVSGGVKNSPVDPTGKTQVADQKAETGVYSNVPYARVEYVADSITAYFNLDLALIRGYRLGAPAVNLLIALSLLKIRRFLDTSLRLRTACDFTVENIRATAPKEFELPSAAELLREVQEGIKSCAPLFADPPVTRLKTKVKIVEKSEKAGASA
- the csb2 gene encoding type I-U CRISPR-associated protein Csb2, with protein sequence MISIRLVFTAGRYHATPWGRHVNEGASEWPPSPYRLLRALFDTWQRKCPELDKDIVRGLLQVLAASPPKFILPRAVATHTRSYLSANALDPTDKNLVFDSFLVFDRQHECFITWENLDLAADLRSTLRQLLENLNYLGRSESWVHAEIQDNVPKEGNVCDVVDKAGHSGELVSVACAVPTAEYNAKVPWMDALTFSTTQLLKEHTSSPPLLKQVRYLRADDSISTDPPSLKAAIPRQIGAVLLSLDSTVLPLVTATVEVAEQIRTRLMGAHKARMGNDPTKVSSVFSGKSADGSKRLDHGHVYILPLESKSHEPNKQGRIDRVLILSLLDCFKQDELRAIGGVTELWQAGNRPKVRCVITWQGPSTESTQRVWTTEVESATPFVPPRLWRKGRDFRQFIQNEVERECRNHRINASLQPVEPINKIGSGRFDVVEYRRNRKEDPVRRGYSFRLIFSEPVLAPFAIGYGAHFGLGQFLPTPI